The sequence below is a genomic window from bacterium.
CTTCCACCCAGAGTGTCCACCTACAACCCATTCTAAAGTATAGATAATGGTATTTCCCGCATAAACATCAGAACCTGACGGAGGGCTAGAGCTTTTTGTTAGCCCAACATCTATCCCTGCCCTTGCTAAAGAGGCAAATAATAAACCCAATACCAATAATTTCTTCATCTTAATTTAAATATAATCTATTTTTTTGCTTTTGTCAAAAGAAATTTTATGCTAAACTTAAAAAGTCAATTTTGTTTGGGTAGATATAAATTTTACCTTACCATCATAGACTTTATGGCAAAGAAGTCATTCGCCTTTAGTTTATAGAAGTATAAGCCTGAGGAGAGGGGTTGGTTATTGTCATTCCTTAAGTCAAAGAGGATTGCCCGATCTTTTTGGGTGTATGAGCCTTTGGGTTTGTTTCCTGCTTCTATTGTTCTTACTTTCTGTCCGAGGATATTGTAGACCTCAAGGGAGACATTGGCATCAGATGCTAGCTTGAATGGGATATAGCAGGAATTATCTGCTGGATTGGGATAGGATTGTAATAGCAAAGTTTCCTTTGGTATTATAA
It includes:
- a CDS encoding T9SS type A sorting domain-containing protein, whose protein sequence is MLLQSYPNPADNSCYIPFKLASDANVSLEVYNILGQKVRTIEAGNKPKGSYTQKDRAILFDLRNDNNQPLSSGLYFYKLKANDFFAIKSMMVR